From a single Nocardioides panacis genomic region:
- the cobO gene encoding cob(I)yrinic acid a,c-diamide adenosyltransferase, translating to MPQGQPLVIPDDGLSTRQRRNRPLVVVHTGDGKGKSTAAFGLALRGWNQGWSIAVFQFVKSAKWRLGEQTAFEQLPDGFGTVEWHKMGSGWSWARKQGEEDDHARAAAEGWAEIKRRIASEQHDLLLLDEFTYPVNWGWIDVDDVVETLANRPGHQHVVITGRRADPKLVEVADLVTEMTKVKHPMDAGQKGQRGIEW from the coding sequence ATGCCGCAGGGACAGCCGCTCGTGATCCCCGACGACGGGTTGAGCACCAGGCAGCGGCGCAACCGGCCGCTCGTGGTGGTGCACACCGGAGACGGCAAGGGGAAGTCGACCGCGGCCTTCGGGCTGGCGCTGCGCGGGTGGAACCAGGGCTGGTCGATCGCCGTGTTCCAGTTCGTGAAGTCCGCCAAGTGGCGGCTCGGCGAGCAGACCGCCTTCGAGCAGCTGCCCGACGGATTCGGCACGGTCGAGTGGCACAAGATGGGCTCCGGGTGGTCGTGGGCCCGCAAGCAGGGCGAGGAGGACGACCACGCCCGCGCGGCCGCCGAGGGCTGGGCCGAGATCAAGCGCCGCATCGCGAGCGAGCAGCACGACCTGCTGCTGCTCGACGAGTTCACCTACCCGGTCAACTGGGGGTGGATCGACGTCGACGACGTGGTGGAGACGCTGGCGAACCGGCCCGGCCACCAGCACGTGGTGATCACCGGGCGCCGGGCCGACCCCAAGCTCGTCGAGGTGGCCGACCTGGTCACCGAGATGACCAAGGTCAAGCACCCGATGGACGCGGGCCAGAAGGGCCAGCGGGGCATCGAATGGTGA
- a CDS encoding aminoglycoside phosphotransferase family protein: MPLPFAIPPTFTAYAGRGERFATYLAGLPRLVDELVSEWQLTHDGPPWHGQCALVVPVRTACGRPAVLKVTYPHDEAEHEHLGLRAWHGDGAVQLLRADPRRWALLLERLHAEEDLTPLWDVEACEIVGGLYQRLHVPALPQLRRLSSYVDRWTTRLADLPVDAPLPRRLVEQAVSLGRDLVGDPATDARTIHGDLHYENVLAADREPWLAIDPKPMAGDPHYEPAPMLWNRWDDVVASGHVRDAVRRRFFTLVDAAGLDEQRARAWVVVREMHNALWVIEDAVTARRALDADDRAALTAAVTIAKAVQD, translated from the coding sequence GTGCCCCTGCCGTTCGCGATCCCGCCGACCTTCACGGCGTACGCCGGCCGGGGCGAGCGCTTCGCGACGTACCTCGCGGGACTGCCGAGGCTGGTGGACGAGCTCGTCTCGGAGTGGCAGCTGACGCACGACGGGCCGCCCTGGCACGGCCAGTGCGCGCTCGTCGTGCCGGTGCGCACCGCCTGCGGCCGGCCCGCCGTGCTCAAGGTGACCTACCCGCACGACGAGGCCGAGCACGAGCACCTCGGGCTCCGGGCCTGGCACGGCGACGGCGCGGTCCAGCTGCTGCGCGCCGACCCCCGGCGGTGGGCGCTGCTGCTCGAGCGGCTGCACGCCGAGGAGGACCTGACGCCGCTGTGGGACGTCGAGGCCTGCGAGATCGTCGGCGGTCTGTACCAGCGGCTGCACGTCCCGGCCCTGCCGCAGCTGCGCCGGCTCTCGTCGTACGTCGACCGGTGGACGACGCGGCTGGCGGACCTGCCGGTCGACGCCCCGCTCCCGCGCCGGCTCGTCGAGCAGGCCGTGTCGCTCGGCCGTGACCTCGTCGGCGACCCCGCCACCGACGCCCGGACGATCCACGGCGACCTGCACTACGAGAACGTGCTGGCTGCCGATCGCGAGCCCTGGTTGGCGATCGACCCGAAGCCGATGGCCGGCGACCCGCACTACGAGCCGGCGCCGATGCTGTGGAACCGGTGGGACGACGTGGTCGCCTCCGGCCACGTGCGCGACGCCGTGCGGCGGCGGTTCTTCACGCTGGTCGACGCGGCCGGGCTCGACGAGCAGCGGGCGCGTGCGTGGGTCGTGGTCCGGGAGATGCACAACGCGCTCTGGGTGATCGAGGACGCGGTGACCGCCCGGCGGGCCCTGGACGCCGACGACCGGGCCGCCCTGACCGCCGCCGTCACCATCGCCAAGGCCGTGCAGGACTGA
- a CDS encoding endonuclease domain-containing protein yields the protein MRNWDREEVTVVVPKSDSLPVLPGVHFVETRRDIVAMTSPRPGPPHLLLEPALLLFAAYTRSERTAAGVLAAAVQQRLTTPAALDVWLPRMRPLRRSKMFAALLVDLVGGAQSVAEVDVGRLCRRGGLVPPTRQVLRPDRQGRRRYTDCEWALPDGRTVVLEVDGGLHMEAESWWHDMARERELVIAGKVLVRCSTTELRHDPTRIVRDLLALGVPRARPVERGAERTLNRTTRG from the coding sequence TTGAGGAACTGGGACCGCGAGGAGGTCACGGTCGTCGTCCCCAAGTCCGACAGCCTCCCCGTGCTGCCCGGGGTGCACTTCGTCGAGACCCGCCGCGACATCGTCGCGATGACGTCCCCGCGCCCCGGTCCCCCGCACCTGCTCCTTGAGCCGGCGCTCCTCCTGTTCGCGGCCTACACGCGTTCCGAGCGGACCGCCGCAGGTGTGCTGGCCGCAGCCGTCCAGCAACGACTGACGACACCGGCCGCACTGGACGTCTGGCTGCCCCGGATGCGCCCGTTGCGGCGCTCGAAGATGTTCGCCGCGCTGCTGGTCGACCTCGTCGGTGGAGCGCAGTCCGTGGCCGAGGTCGACGTCGGCCGGCTGTGCCGCCGCGGCGGCCTGGTGCCGCCGACCCGCCAGGTCCTCCGCCCCGACCGGCAGGGCCGGCGCCGCTACACCGACTGCGAGTGGGCCCTGCCGGACGGCCGGACGGTGGTGCTCGAGGTCGACGGCGGGCTGCACATGGAGGCGGAGTCGTGGTGGCACGACATGGCGCGCGAGCGGGAGCTCGTGATCGCGGGCAAGGTCCTCGTCCGCTGCTCCACGACGGAGCTCCGGCACGACCCGACCCGCATCGTGCGCGACCTGCTCGCGCTCGGCGTACCTCGTGCTCGTCCGGTTGAGCGCGGCGCGGAGCGCACCCTCAACCGGACGACCCGGGGCTAG
- a CDS encoding cobalamin biosynthesis protein, with protein MGRVAGLVLGCAADRLLGDPRRFHPVAGFGRFALAVESRTYADHRAAGGLHSLVVVGGTVLLARTLREGTLVTALCTWTVLGGRSLAREAAAVAAHLEAGDLPAARERVTHLVGRDPSRLGPDEVARATVESVAENTSDAVVAPLLWGAVAGPAGLLGYRAVNTLDAMVGHRSPRYLRFGWASARLDDAANLVPARVTALLAATGAPGPALRAWRRDAGRHPSPNAGPVEAAFAGALGLRLGGRNRYGEEVQDRGFLGDGRPPAPGDIGRAVVLADRVGAAALSLAVLGAIARRRGRR; from the coding sequence GTGGGACGGGTCGCGGGGCTGGTGCTCGGCTGCGCCGCGGACCGGCTGCTGGGCGACCCGCGGCGTTTCCACCCGGTGGCCGGCTTCGGCCGCTTCGCGCTGGCGGTGGAGTCCCGGACCTACGCGGACCACCGGGCCGCCGGCGGCCTGCACAGCCTGGTGGTGGTGGGCGGGACGGTCCTGCTCGCACGCACCCTGCGCGAGGGCACGCTGGTGACCGCCCTCTGCACCTGGACGGTGCTCGGCGGCCGGTCCCTGGCCCGGGAGGCCGCCGCGGTCGCCGCCCACCTGGAGGCCGGGGACCTGCCGGCCGCCCGCGAGCGGGTGACGCACCTGGTGGGACGGGACCCGTCCCGGCTCGGTCCGGACGAGGTCGCGCGGGCCACCGTCGAGTCGGTCGCCGAGAACACCAGCGACGCCGTGGTCGCGCCGCTGCTGTGGGGCGCGGTCGCCGGGCCGGCCGGGCTGCTGGGCTACCGGGCGGTGAACACGCTCGACGCGATGGTCGGGCACCGCAGCCCGCGCTACCTGCGCTTCGGCTGGGCCTCGGCCCGCCTGGACGACGCGGCGAACCTGGTGCCCGCGCGAGTCACCGCGCTGCTCGCGGCGACCGGGGCCCCGGGCCCGGCGCTGCGTGCCTGGAGACGGGACGCCGGCCGGCACCCGAGCCCGAACGCCGGTCCCGTGGAGGCGGCGTTCGCGGGAGCGCTCGGCCTGCGGCTCGGCGGGCGGAACCGCTACGGCGAGGAGGTCCAGGACCGGGGGTTCCTCGGCGACGGTCGGCCACCGGCGCCCGGTGACATCGGCAGGGCGGTGGTGCTGGCCGACCGGGTCGGCGCGGCGGCGCTCAGCCTCGCCGTGCTCGGAGCCATCGCACGGCGCCGGGGACGTCGCTGA
- a CDS encoding MOSC domain-containing protein yields MSSPRVLSVNVGRPVTATWAGSKRRTSFRKHSVDGPVRVHELGLEGDQVADTKHHGGVFQAVYAFAQEDLDLWAQRIGGPLGPAMFGENLTTGGLDVNEAVLGEHWRIGTALLSPVEVRIPCSVFKNWLGRHLLDNAEWAKRFTAEGRPGPYLRVLEEGVLQAGDEIVVEHRPEHGFTVSMMFRALTTDPSLLPGLLDVPGLPEPVYAVARRRTAPQTV; encoded by the coding sequence ATGAGCAGTCCCCGTGTCCTCTCCGTCAACGTCGGCAGGCCCGTGACCGCGACCTGGGCGGGCAGCAAGCGCCGTACGTCCTTCCGCAAGCACAGCGTGGACGGACCGGTCCGTGTCCACGAGCTGGGGCTCGAAGGTGACCAGGTCGCCGACACCAAGCACCACGGTGGGGTGTTCCAGGCGGTCTACGCCTTCGCCCAGGAGGACCTGGACCTCTGGGCGCAGCGGATCGGTGGGCCTCTGGGGCCGGCGATGTTCGGGGAGAACCTCACCACCGGCGGGCTCGACGTCAACGAGGCCGTCCTCGGCGAGCACTGGCGGATCGGCACCGCCCTGCTCTCGCCGGTCGAGGTGCGGATCCCGTGCTCGGTGTTCAAGAACTGGCTCGGCCGGCACCTCCTCGACAACGCCGAGTGGGCCAAGCGGTTCACCGCGGAAGGTCGCCCGGGGCCCTACCTGCGCGTCCTCGAGGAGGGTGTCCTGCAGGCCGGTGACGAGATCGTGGTCGAGCACCGTCCCGAGCACGGGTTCACGGTGTCGATGATGTTCCGCGCGCTGACGACCGACCCGTCGTTGCTGCCCGGGCTGCTCGACGTACCCGGACTGCCCGAGCCGGTCTACGCGGTGGCACGCAGGCGCACGGCGCCGCAGACGGTCTGA
- a CDS encoding CbtB domain-containing protein, with translation MTNSVSVAPAPVVVPVWAWALAALALLAMYVLLQENGALLTADQAMYVHEITHDARHALGVPCH, from the coding sequence ATGACCAACTCTGTTTCCGTCGCGCCCGCACCCGTCGTCGTCCCTGTCTGGGCCTGGGCCCTGGCCGCACTCGCGTTGCTCGCGATGTACGTCCTGCTCCAGGAGAACGGCGCGCTGCTCACCGCCGACCAGGCGATGTACGTCCACGAGATCACCCACGACGCGCGGCACGCCCTCGGCGTGCCCTGTCACTGA
- a CDS encoding winged helix-turn-helix domain-containing protein has translation MSLDRLDPVIHAPKRLATMAVLAHATSSDFSFLREHLGVSDSDLSKQMAALEKAGYVAVTKSSRGRGGVTTYRITRAGAAAYRRHVQALRDIVGAPTDVQP, from the coding sequence ATGAGCCTGGATCGCCTCGACCCGGTCATTCACGCCCCCAAGCGGCTCGCCACGATGGCCGTGCTGGCGCACGCGACGTCGAGCGACTTCTCCTTCCTGCGCGAGCACCTCGGCGTCAGCGACTCCGACCTGTCCAAGCAGATGGCGGCGCTGGAGAAGGCGGGGTACGTCGCGGTGACCAAGAGCAGCCGCGGTCGGGGCGGCGTGACGACCTACCGGATCACCCGGGCCGGGGCAGCGGCCTACCGGCGGCACGTGCAGGCGCTGCGCGACATCGTGGGCGCGCCGACCGACGTGCAGCCCTGA
- a CDS encoding cobalt-precorrin-6A reductase has product MRLLLLGGTGEARSLAEALVADGVDVVSSLAGRVRRPRLPVGRLRVGGFGGVDGLREEVLHYDAVVDATHPFAATISASAATACRATGVPLLRLARPGWSGHPDAGAWHWVGSHEEAAGTAASLGSAVFLTTGRQTLPRFEAALAGHRVLVRVVDPVDQPVPAAWTVLLARGPYTRADEGRLMREHGIDVLVSKDSGGEQTRAKLDVAAGLGVAVVVVRRPTAPEGVPEVSDVPGAVRWLRARRG; this is encoded by the coding sequence GTGAGGCTCCTGCTGCTCGGGGGCACCGGGGAGGCCCGGTCGCTCGCCGAGGCGCTGGTCGCCGACGGCGTCGACGTCGTGTCGTCGCTGGCGGGGCGGGTGCGGCGGCCCCGGCTGCCGGTGGGGCGGCTGCGCGTCGGCGGCTTCGGCGGCGTCGACGGGCTGCGCGAGGAGGTGCTGCACTACGACGCGGTCGTGGACGCGACGCACCCGTTCGCGGCGACGATCTCCGCCAGCGCCGCGACCGCGTGCCGCGCGACCGGTGTCCCCCTGCTGCGGCTGGCCCGCCCCGGCTGGTCCGGGCACCCGGACGCCGGGGCGTGGCACTGGGTGGGCTCGCACGAGGAGGCGGCCGGCACGGCGGCGTCCCTGGGCTCCGCGGTCTTCCTCACCACCGGGCGGCAGACCCTCCCGCGGTTCGAGGCCGCGCTGGCCGGGCACCGGGTGCTGGTGCGCGTCGTGGACCCGGTCGACCAGCCCGTGCCGGCGGCCTGGACGGTGCTGCTGGCCCGTGGCCCCTACACGCGTGCGGACGAGGGCCGGCTGATGCGCGAGCACGGGATCGACGTGCTGGTGAGCAAGGACTCCGGCGGCGAGCAGACCCGCGCCAAGCTCGACGTCGCCGCCGGGCTCGGCGTCGCCGTCGTCGTCGTACGTCGACCCACGGCGCCGGAGGGCGTCCCGGAGGTCAGCGACGTCCCCGGCGCCGTGCGATGGCTCCGAGCACGGCGAGGCTGA
- a CDS encoding CbtA family protein, with the protein MRFPQLLRAGAISGAAAGVAAALVMWLHTEPVIRRALAVEDARAHAGGAHHHEEELVSRTAQVFFGACTAAVAGLLFGLVFAVVFAKARHRLPGLTDQGRALWLGALGFGVFTLLPALAVPANPPAVGDPATVTQRTLTYVLTVLVGLLVIGLVSGLDHLLGSRGTTPPVRLVTDLVGAAVLVVVALWLLPASPDRIPADVPADLIWDFRVASLAQLGTMWLVLAALFGLLVSRRAGVVAREAEPVLTP; encoded by the coding sequence ATGCGGTTCCCACAGCTGCTGCGGGCCGGAGCGATCTCCGGCGCCGCGGCGGGAGTCGCCGCTGCCCTCGTGATGTGGCTGCACACCGAGCCCGTGATCCGTCGAGCCCTCGCCGTCGAGGACGCGCGGGCGCACGCCGGCGGCGCCCACCACCACGAGGAGGAGCTGGTCTCGCGCACCGCGCAGGTCTTCTTCGGCGCCTGCACGGCCGCCGTTGCGGGGTTGCTGTTCGGCCTGGTCTTCGCCGTGGTGTTCGCGAAGGCGCGGCACCGGTTGCCGGGGCTCACCGACCAGGGCCGCGCGCTGTGGCTGGGCGCGCTGGGCTTCGGCGTGTTCACGCTGCTGCCCGCGCTGGCGGTCCCGGCCAACCCGCCGGCGGTCGGAGACCCGGCCACGGTCACCCAACGGACGTTGACCTACGTGCTGACCGTGCTGGTCGGGCTGCTCGTCATCGGGCTCGTCTCGGGCCTCGACCACCTGCTCGGCTCGCGCGGGACGACTCCGCCGGTCCGGCTGGTCACGGACCTGGTCGGCGCCGCCGTGCTGGTGGTGGTGGCGCTGTGGCTGCTGCCCGCGAGCCCGGACCGCATCCCCGCGGACGTGCCGGCGGACCTGATCTGGGACTTCCGGGTCGCGTCGCTGGCCCAGCTGGGCACGATGTGGCTCGTGCTGGCCGCCCTGTTCGGCCTGCTGGTCAGCCGCCGCGCGGGCGTCGTCGCCCGCGAGGCGGAGCCCGTCCTCACACCGTGA
- a CDS encoding AMP-dependent synthetase/ligase: MSATTAVTYDMTAIDDRAPNVGRQFFDRVRATPNREAYRYPKGDSWESQTWQETGDHVTKLAAGLVALGIEPEQRVGIAAGTRFEWILADLAIMSAGGATTTVYPSTMADDVGYILADSECRVVFAEDDSQIAKLLERKSELPHLAKVITFDGATDGDWVIGMADLEKLGDELLAGNPHVVEERIDATRPDSLATLIYTSGTTGRPKGVRLQHKSWTYEGAAIQAQGILDETDLQFLWLPMAHSFGKVLLSTQLACGFATAVDGRVDKIIDNLAVVRPTFMGAAPRIFEKAHGRIVTMQASEGGLKEKIFNQAFKVGLQVDRLEREGKPVPFLLAKQRALFDKLVFSKIRDRFGGRVRFFISGAAALNQEIAEWFHAAGIVILEGYGMTESSAGSVVNHPDDYRFGSVGLIFPGSELKIAEDGEILIKGPGVMEGYHNLPELTAEALTEDGWLHTGDIGDVDAQGFLRITDRKKDLFKTSGGKYIAPSAIESQFKAICPYGSQFLVHGAERNFVVALITLDPDAMEGWAAENGMAGKSYAELVASQQVKDMVAGYVETLNARLNRWETIKKWILLDHDLTVESGELTPSLKVKRKVVEDNYKSEINGLYR; the protein is encoded by the coding sequence ATGTCCGCCACCACCGCCGTCACCTACGACATGACCGCCATCGACGACCGCGCGCCCAACGTCGGCCGGCAGTTCTTCGACCGGGTCCGCGCCACGCCGAACCGCGAGGCCTACCGCTACCCGAAGGGCGACAGCTGGGAGTCGCAGACCTGGCAGGAGACCGGTGACCACGTCACCAAGCTCGCTGCCGGTCTGGTGGCGCTGGGCATCGAGCCCGAGCAGCGGGTGGGCATCGCGGCCGGGACACGGTTCGAGTGGATCTTGGCGGACCTCGCGATCATGTCCGCGGGTGGGGCGACCACGACGGTGTACCCCTCCACGATGGCCGACGACGTCGGCTACATCCTCGCCGACTCCGAGTGCCGGGTGGTGTTCGCCGAGGACGACAGCCAGATCGCCAAGCTGCTCGAGCGCAAGTCCGAGCTGCCGCACCTGGCCAAGGTGATCACCTTCGACGGCGCCACCGACGGCGACTGGGTGATCGGGATGGCCGACCTCGAGAAGCTCGGCGACGAGCTGCTGGCCGGCAACCCGCACGTCGTCGAGGAGCGCATCGACGCCACGCGGCCGGACTCCCTGGCCACCCTGATCTACACCTCCGGCACCACCGGCCGGCCCAAGGGCGTGCGGCTCCAGCACAAGTCCTGGACCTACGAGGGTGCAGCGATCCAGGCCCAGGGCATCCTCGACGAGACCGACCTGCAGTTCCTGTGGCTGCCGATGGCGCACTCGTTCGGCAAGGTGCTGCTCTCCACCCAGCTCGCGTGCGGCTTCGCCACCGCCGTCGACGGCCGCGTGGACAAGATCATCGACAACCTGGCCGTCGTACGCCCCACCTTCATGGGGGCCGCCCCTCGGATCTTCGAGAAGGCGCACGGTCGGATCGTCACCATGCAGGCCTCCGAGGGCGGCCTGAAGGAGAAGATCTTCAACCAGGCCTTCAAGGTCGGCCTCCAGGTGGACCGGCTCGAGCGGGAGGGCAAGCCGGTCCCGTTCCTGCTGGCCAAGCAGCGGGCGCTGTTCGACAAGCTGGTGTTCAGCAAGATCCGGGACCGCTTCGGCGGACGCGTCCGGTTCTTCATCTCCGGCGCCGCCGCGCTGAACCAGGAGATCGCCGAGTGGTTCCACGCCGCCGGCATCGTGATCCTCGAGGGCTACGGGATGACCGAGTCCTCGGCCGGCTCGGTCGTCAACCACCCCGACGACTACCGCTTCGGCAGCGTCGGCCTGATCTTCCCCGGCAGCGAGCTCAAGATCGCCGAGGACGGCGAGATCCTGATCAAGGGCCCGGGTGTCATGGAGGGCTACCACAACCTCCCCGAGCTGACCGCCGAGGCGCTGACCGAGGACGGCTGGCTGCACACCGGTGACATCGGCGACGTCGACGCGCAGGGCTTCCTGCGGATCACCGACCGCAAGAAGGACCTGTTCAAGACCTCCGGCGGCAAGTACATCGCCCCCTCGGCGATCGAGTCGCAGTTCAAGGCGATCTGCCCCTACGGCAGCCAGTTCCTGGTGCACGGCGCGGAGCGCAACTTCGTGGTCGCGCTGATCACCCTGGACCCCGACGCGATGGAGGGCTGGGCCGCCGAGAACGGGATGGCCGGCAAGTCCTACGCCGAGCTCGTCGCCTCCCAGCAGGTCAAGGACATGGTCGCGGGGTACGTCGAGACGCTGAACGCCCGGCTGAACCGCTGGGAGACCATCAAGAAGTGGATCCTGCTCGACCACGACCTGACCGTGGAGTCCGGCGAACTCACCCCGTCGCTCAAGGTGAAGCGCAAGGTCGTCGAGGACAACTACAAGTCCGAGATCAACGGCCTCTACCGCTAG
- a CDS encoding cobyric acid synthase: MTGSLLVCGTTSDAGKSVVTTGLCRAFARRGLRVAPYKAQNMSNNSMVTADGAEIGRAQWVQSVAARAEPEAAMNPVLLKPGSDRRSHVVVMGRPFGHLEANEFAGGRTALAEAAFAAYDDLSGRYDVVVCEGAGSPAEINLRRHDYVNMGLARHARIPTVLVGDIDRGGVFAAMHGTLALLDAADQALMAGFVVNKFRGDVSLLRPGLDTLERLTGRPVHGVLPWLPDLWLDSEDALALRDRAASAPDTGGVTDRLRVAVVVLPRISNFTDVDALCLEPGLDVVFADGPRALASADVVVLPGTRSTLEDLAWLRTRGLADALVTHAARGGAVLGICGGFQMLGREISDPHGVEGTPGARADGVGLLDVRTVFTPEKVLRLPTGSALGVPASGYEIHHGRVVVEAGEAFLGGARSGPVFGTMWHGSLEGDALRRAWLAEVADGLAVPFAAGEQSFAAVREARIDALADAMEEHLDLDALLDLVASGAPVGRPVVRGGLA, encoded by the coding sequence GTGACCGGGTCGCTGCTGGTCTGCGGCACGACCTCGGACGCCGGCAAGAGCGTGGTGACCACCGGGTTGTGCCGGGCGTTCGCGCGCCGCGGCCTGCGGGTCGCGCCCTACAAGGCGCAGAACATGTCGAACAACTCGATGGTGACTGCCGACGGCGCCGAGATCGGGCGCGCCCAGTGGGTGCAGTCGGTGGCGGCGCGGGCCGAGCCCGAGGCGGCCATGAACCCGGTGCTGCTGAAGCCGGGCAGCGACCGGCGCAGCCACGTGGTCGTGATGGGCCGGCCGTTCGGGCACCTCGAGGCGAACGAGTTCGCGGGCGGCCGGACGGCCCTGGCGGAGGCTGCCTTCGCGGCCTACGACGACCTGAGCGGACGCTACGACGTGGTCGTGTGCGAGGGCGCCGGCAGCCCCGCGGAGATCAACCTGCGCCGGCACGACTACGTCAACATGGGGCTCGCCCGGCACGCCCGGATCCCCACGGTCCTGGTCGGGGACATCGACCGCGGCGGCGTCTTCGCCGCGATGCACGGGACGCTCGCGCTGCTCGACGCCGCGGACCAGGCGCTGATGGCGGGCTTCGTGGTGAACAAGTTCCGGGGCGACGTGTCGCTGCTGCGCCCCGGTCTGGACACCCTCGAGCGGTTGACCGGGCGGCCGGTGCACGGGGTGCTGCCCTGGCTGCCGGACCTCTGGCTGGACTCGGAGGACGCGCTGGCGCTGCGGGACCGGGCCGCCTCGGCGCCGGACACCGGCGGCGTGACCGACCGGCTGCGGGTGGCGGTGGTGGTGCTCCCCCGCATCTCCAACTTCACCGACGTCGACGCGCTGTGCCTGGAGCCCGGTCTCGACGTGGTGTTCGCCGACGGCCCGCGGGCCCTCGCGTCCGCCGACGTGGTGGTGCTCCCCGGCACCCGTTCCACCCTCGAGGACCTCGCCTGGCTGCGGACCCGGGGGCTCGCCGACGCGCTGGTCACGCACGCCGCGCGCGGCGGCGCCGTGCTCGGCATCTGCGGCGGCTTCCAGATGCTGGGCCGGGAGATCTCCGACCCCCACGGCGTCGAGGGCACGCCGGGTGCGCGGGCCGACGGGGTCGGGCTGCTCGACGTGCGCACCGTGTTCACGCCCGAGAAGGTGCTGCGGCTGCCGACCGGGTCGGCGCTGGGGGTGCCGGCATCCGGGTACGAGATCCATCACGGCCGGGTGGTCGTCGAGGCGGGCGAGGCGTTCCTCGGCGGCGCCCGCTCCGGCCCGGTGTTCGGCACCATGTGGCACGGCAGCCTGGAGGGCGACGCGCTGCGCCGGGCCTGGCTCGCCGAGGTCGCCGACGGCCTCGCCGTGCCGTTCGCCGCCGGCGAGCAGAGCTTCGCCGCCGTCCGCGAGGCCCGCATCGACGCGCTCGCCGACGCGATGGAGGAGCACCTCGACCTCGACGCGCTGCTCGACCTCGTCGCCTCGGGGGCGCCCGTCGGCCGGCCGGTCGTGCGCGGCGGTCTCGCGTGA